Part of the Musa acuminata AAA Group cultivar baxijiao chromosome BXJ2-7, Cavendish_Baxijiao_AAA, whole genome shotgun sequence genome is shown below.
ATTATAGACTGCCTTTGTAAGAAAGGAAAATTTTTGGAGGCCATCGATTATCTTAGATCTGTTGAAGATGGGTTTCCATCAGAGGCAGTTGCACATCTGGCTTATTGGTTGGTCAGGGGCAGAAAAATTGGTGAACTACTAAGCCTATTTGAAGAAATGTTGTCACAAGGATTAGTTCTTGATGGGCAGGCATTCAGTCATTTAATTATTGCATTTTGCAGGAATGGTTCTTGTCAAAGCAGAGAGATATACAAGGTCTGTCTTGTTCTGGACAAAATGCTTGGTATTGTATAACTTGCAGGTATATTTCTTTTTCTACTTTGTCCATTCATTTTTTGTTGGAAAATTGAAGTATCTAGTTAGCAATCTCTAATGGTAGTCGCAAACATTTTTTATATTATCGGGTTCACCATTTCGGGTGCCAAACCCATCTCAGAGATTTGTTGGTATGGTATGTATCGGTCTGTACCGGTGTACTAACATCATTTTCAATAAAATGATCATTAAGGTTTATCAACTCCTCTAGTGAGGACTAGAACAAGCAACCTGCATACGCATACACCATTTCCTATCCTAGCATCAAAGACACTATTTGAAATGTTTCAGTCATATTGATCTTCAAGTTAATTGGAAACTGTTGCTTCTGAACTTGACATGTATTTCATAATTAGTGCTGTAATTCTGTTTTCATGAACAAAGTTTGTGAACGGTTAATGGTATGTGCATCAATTATTTGCTTTTCTGAATAGAATACGTAAACATGTGGTAGTAAATTCAAATGTTCATTTACATGGGCAAATTTTCTTGTTCTTATATATCATGTGGTCAACGACTATCTCTGTATCCTAGTTTGAGTTATGCAAGCAGCTGCAAGGGTGGAATAATGTAATTAACAATTTTGATTCTTTCTGATGCATAAAGGGTATGAAAGAGTTCAAACCTTTCAACAATCACTAAAGAAGTGTCTTTTCAGGGCTTAACCATATCTTAACCTTCACACCTTTAATTGAGGCACTGTTCCAACCCTGAACTCTTGAGAAGCTCGTAAATCCCTAGAGCAGCGAAGCATCAAAATTTATGCTTGTGCTTCTGTAATTTAGGGGATGTCTAGAGTCTCTTCATAATAAAGAGGAAAGAAATGATTCTAGTTGGCCTTTCAGTGACAGTTATGTGTTTGTGAGGATCTTGGAAATTCACTTCCTATAATCATATATTGTTGCTTGTTTGCAGTTTGCAGTTGACTCGATTAAGATGGTCTTCCTTTGATGAGGAATGGAGCAGTGCCACAATGCAACTTTTGGTTCATCACCAAGGATCCGTGGTGCTTGGTTTGAATGCTTGGGCTGTGCAAGATCTGCTCATGCCCTGAAGTGGCAAATGACAGAGGCAACAATGACTCGGGCATTTGTTCAAATCCAGATGCACGATGCGATTGGTAACacggatgatgatcatgcatagttGAGCATCCTATGGTGGTTTTGTAGGTTGTTGAATGAAAGGGCATGGAGCACCAGCAAAGGATCAAGAGCGGTCAATACTTAAGACGTTGGGCATGTTTCTCCTTTACATGCCCGCTAGTTTACAGTTTATCCTCTGCAACAAAGAATCAACTTCGCCAATCAATTGTAGATTGAATGAGTGTGGATTGTCTCTTGACTCTTTCTGCAAAATGACTGAATTCTTTCTCTTACACATTGGTTGAACTTCGACTGGATATAGTGTAGTAACATCATATTCGTCTTGCAAGATGTCATCATTCACAAATGAATGAGGTGTTGGAAGACATGATGAACCTCGTGATATTTTTGTTTACTTCACCCAATTCGTGATGTACTAAAGAATTCAAAAGGATTTATTACAACCATTATTGAGCAATTTATGTTGTCTGATTCTTAGAACTCCTATGAATTCTTCTGGATTTTTTTGTCATCTCTTGTTGAACATCTATATGAGCAGAATTATCTGGTATACTACTATATCTTAATCATCTTCGAAACACTCCTTTGCTTCCAATAGCGTCGACCAGAGACTGAATTCCCATGCCAATGATGAACCACGTAACTCCAGCTAATAGCATCTGCAGCTCGAAGCTATTGACAACTCCCAATGCTGTGCTACCAGCTATGTGCTCCTTCAGGCCGCCACCCATTTCTGTGCCTTTAGATCCTACAGCTGCTGCAGAGACAACTGCCATCATCACTGGTCCCATCAGATCCTTTGCGCTTCTGCTTCTCTTGTTGATGGCTGCTGCACTTCTTACTTCCTCGTCTTTGCTCTCCGAAACATCACCGGAGAAGAGCTCTAGTGTGCTAGGAGTAGTTGTCGATGGTGGTGGAAGAAAGGTGATTGGGGTCCAGTAGTAGTCATCACCATGTTCTGAACTAGTGGAGGTCTTGCCCTTGAGTCCTGCCATGCCTTTTGTCTTGTGTCTTGCAGCAGCTTCTTGAAGTCTATCTGTGCTGGGGATGGTGGATCTTGTCGGGATGAGGGTGAGATAGGTCTCTGCCTCAACCGTTGCAGCACTTGGAGGTCGCCAGTACCACCAGTTGGAGATCGATCTGATCCCTCGAATGGCCCAAGACCTCGATTCTCTTCGAAGATCATGTACCTATACCCCACAAAATCCAATCCACGTTTACAGATATGAATTGGCTATGTCAGATTCCATGCAATCCAATGCTTGTTGATACCTTGGATTCTTCCCTCGATGCTTTCTCCTTCATCTGCCGGTATCTGTTCTGGAATTTGGTCACCTCAGCAAATATATTGGAAACGCGCGTTCCGACGGCATTACCTGCTGATATCCTCACACTTCCTCTAGGCTGCTTCGACATCAGGAACTCCAAAGCTGCAAGATTCGATCTTTCGACAAACCTGCACTGCGGATCGATGCAGTTATCAAACGAGAGAAGATTAGCGATTCAGATGGAGGTCTTACGAGATGCAGTCGACAGGGCAGGTTTTGACAGCGTCGAGGATTCTCTCCTCGGGATCAGCCCACTGCCCCACAACTCGAGCTCGGCCATACGCCGATTCGATGGCGAAGGTTTTGCTCGCAAACAGAGCACACTTTAGGCAGCCAACACACTTCAGTTCATCTACGAACACGGCGCGCTCTTCGTCTTCCGGCCCAAACCACGTGGAGTAGACAGGCTTCCCTGTATATCCTTGGAACTCTGAGAGTTTTGCTTGCTCCTGCGAGTTCACACCAAGTAAGCTATGTCAGAGCAAGAAGGCTGCTATCGACGTTGCTGACCATTGAACCCACATGATCATAGGCGCCGCGAGCGATGGGGTCAGAGAGGACGGAATAGATCTCGTTGAGGAGGATGGCCATGTCGTGGCCCGCAGGCCCGGCGATGTCGGGGTGGCACCGCTTCTGCAGTGCCCGGTACGCCTTCTTGATCTCAAACTGATCCGAGCACCTGTCGACGCCGAGAAGGTCGTAAAGATCGAAGTCCGTGGcccaagaggaagaagaagaggaggaggcccCTCTGCGTGTGCATCTGTAGGAAAGGTGCCTGTGGAATTGCAGGGAGTGGAAGTGGCTGTTGTTCCTTGCTTTTGGCGGGGCATTGAGGTAGAagaccggaggaggaggaggaacagcTCCGTGAAAAAGCGCTACGGCGGCCATTCCCCTCTGCTGTTTGGTGATTGAGGTAAGAAAGTGCGAGAGAGAGGTTTGGGGAAGAAAGCTGCGTGTTGCTAGTTCCACATATGTTGGATTGCGCGGCATGAAGTGAAAAGATCTTTGGTCACGTATGTTGGATTGCGCGGCATGAAGTGAAAAGATCTTTGGTCATTGTCTTcaatagatttttttcttttctttttcttttttggttctCCCAGAAAATATCATTCGATGAATCAATACGACCAAAAACTCTTACTATattagtgctcaaaataaaaaaagaaaatattttagtattttatctaaattttttttattattgatccCTAATATTCATTTTTAATCCAGCGGGAGtgtctttttttttcctatttttatCCAAGAATTTTGATTAAAATAACTTGATCAAAATCTCTAatgtttataattaattatcataatattttcgaaaaacaaaaacataataCTAATCATTTATATTCATATCATAATGATTATGTGAAATTTTAAATTGGTTTAGTGGAAGTTAACTAAGTTACAATCAATCACAAAACCtaataaaaaatctttaattttgaagattaattatcataaattttttaaagataaaaataatattaattatttaaatattatttcaaTAAAAGTTTATGTTAGTTTAGTGGGAGTTGAATAAGTTATATTAGAAATTGACCTAGTTTACACTAAAAcataaaacttattaaaaattctttaattttgataattatttataataatatattaaaaaaatattaataatcttAGAACCAAAACTAAGTAGTCTGGTGAAATTTTGAGTTGAAAGTTATACTCAAAATTGAACTAAGTCACATgtgatcataaaatatattttaaaaaaaatctttgattttgataaatacttatcATCTAattctcaaaaataaaaataatgttaaTTATTTTAGAACCATAATCTagtagttttgtaaaagtttaggcTGGGTTAGTAAAAGTTATAAAGTTATACTCGATTACAATATcgattcaaaaaatttaaaattttaataacaaattattatattttaaaaaatattaatcatctaAAAATATATTAAGGTTATTTTGCGAAAATTTAGATTGGTTTAGTAAAAGTTGACACTGTAATAATCAAAATTAAACATAACTTAAACTTAGATGACAGaactttttttatttcaattgatttggttcatgatttttttttgtcatttataaaaatatcgtcaaataaaaataaatatagggGGCGTCAttgaataaaaattaatagtcgaGATTTTTTCCGATAAAATAGTTAAAATATTTAAGAATTTTCTCCCGAACAATTTAGCCAATACAAACCTGTTTGGTACACATACAGCGTTGCgtggatagtgggacccacgtttATTAATATACCTGTCGTTTGAATGGTGAACAACACGGACGTGTCGTTACAACCCAATCACGCATAGGGTGAATCTTGTGGCACGTTACTTACGGGTACGTAAGTTTCTGTTGCGCCGGGTGAGTCATAACTTCTTGGCCATCTCCCTCAGCACGTACTTTGTATCTTCCCCGTCGACGTCTTCGGCAGCTCCGCCCTGAACACCACTGTCTTCGGCGCCATGTAGTGCGGCATGCGCTCACGGCACCACTCGATCACCTCCTTATCCGTCGGCGCCGCCCCCGCCCACTCCTTCAGGCTCACGAACGCGCACGGCGTTTCCCCCCAGTACTCGTCCGGGcgcgccaccaccgccgcctcGTTCACCGCCGGATGACCGTACAGTACGGACTCCACCTCCACGCTGCTCAGGTTCTCCCCGCCGATGATGATCACGTCCTTAGATCGGTCCTTGATCTCGATGTATCCGTCGGCGTGCATGACGCCGACGTCCCCCCCGTGTAGAACCATCCGGACAAGTTGAAAAGGAGGAGTACGACGTTGCCGCGGGAGATGCCGAGGGAGGAGAGGGCGGAGGCGAGGCGGAGGCAGCGGCGGTGGGTCTGCGACCAGGTGAAGACGGTGCGGTGGCATACAACTGAGGGGCAATCGCCGTAGACGGTGGCGGTGCGCTCAGAGGAAGCCGTGCGGCGTGATGGGGCTGCTGTTGGCGGCGTTGGCGCCCAACTGATCCATGGCCGCCTTCCGCTCGGGTTCTGTGTCCGGACGAGGATTAGAAGagtgcacttggtttggttttatCGTACGTGCTGACCTCAGACGGATGGTAGCTCGAACGAGGGCTTCACAGTACCATGATCGATTCTCGACATCGAACCATAAACATCACTTCAAAGAACTTCAAAGAACGAAAACAAATCTATCTACGTCACATCGTGACATTGTTAAGATATAATTGTTGGGCTGACAGTCGATATTCAATCGTGAATTTTATTAGTATATCGCATATTCTcttttaatctaaccctaatttatattaggagATATGATAACTATAAAAAGAGGTAGAAAAAGGGTAGTTTTTGGTAGCCACGCGATTCcaaagaaaaaggaggagaacaagaaagaaaaggaagaagagaaggacaacacagagagactgttctcaatcatccagcaaTGCTTTCATCTcttgttagatcagatctacagtagattcttactgtgattacttggggagaattagggaggatttagatattatgcatagtgacgtgatccttgtatcctagttattctcttgtgattgttgctagggttttggacaagagattgagatttgtatattcattattattatagtggattatctctagtttgccccgtgatttttacccttaacAACAAAGGGGTTtttcatgtatatcttggtgttctatttgattgtggttctatTTAATTTCACTGTGTGTTATgggctactagtatttgttcatatacaaaaatttatttctctttatatccatcaattggtatcagagcaaggttgtagtgatttaattttgtattagaaaatggaggccagtaatatttctcgcatgattagtttgaatggaaacaattagatgatataCAAACTAAGAATAtaagatctcttatattgcaaagatttgtatagatctttgcagggggatagtgcaaaactcacaactatgacagatgatgagtggaaaagGTTAAATAAAAAAACATGTTAGGATTAgggatcgacactaagaggggggggtgaattagtgcagcagtgaaATCATGTCAACTTAAAAAAAgtatcgtatgataaaaccgtttacgtcgaaaatcgatctcggaaatatcttaacttgaaacacgttcgtaaatgaattaaaggcagtaagcacttaaagaggtttgcagtaaggtaatagcaagaatgaaatataaactagagaacacggcagtttatagtagttcagttgtcgtgacctacatccactcatccgattccttttccgtcgaggccaccagcatccattaacgatcttcctttgataggcgaagattaaactccttcttacactcctcttacagaattctaacacttagaacttgagaaggattctcataagagatttctatagcgttttttttcttttttgttctttaattcttatttcatgaactttttaaatttcttagtgagtagttcatgttcaacatcacttgagcttatgctcgagtggtcttcaaatgttctaagttcgaaatccatcctgttctttggaaggtggttctcaagttctttacgtgtattgcatgtcatttcataggtcatcaaagacccaattagttcttcgatcaaaaaagtatttaaattttttgattcttgaattgcgattacttttgaatcctaagttttagaaagtgagcgtaaaatcttgttaacaagttcaaaattcgaagagcttttaccaagtgcttttagactattgacgacatccgtaaaacgagtgtacatgtctccaatagtctttcTGGGTTCCAAACAAAATATcttaaaatcgtgcatcaaaaaatttactttaagaATCTTTTACaccacttgtgccttcgtgtgtgatttcaagaatatgccaaatatcgaaggccatttcgtacaaagaaacctgattaaactccgatttatctaaggcgcaaaatagagcattcatagctctagcatttaaagaaaaagttttcttctccaaatcattccaatcgttcattggaagagaaggccttttaaaaccaaattcgactatgtgatataaatcgagattcaataaaagtaagaaaactctcattcgagttttccaataagtgtagcctgTCCCATTGATaaagggaggatgaataagagagtgaccctctcgaaagtcaaaaagagccatttctcttgggtgttaatctaagtgagaaataacgaggatctgataccaattgttaggatcagggggtGACACtacggaggggggggggggggggggaggggtgaattagtgcagcggtaagataacgacggtttaaaaactttcatatgaaaaccatttcggaaagatctttaacttgagagcaaacgaaagtatagttgatgtaaagcaacggaggcagtttgcaattaagataaagagcagaatgtaaatacaaaccgagatttagagtggttcggtcaatcttgacctacatccacttttggcttcctcctccgacaaggtcaccaacgttcactaaaggccttcctttaataggcgaagaccaatcaccttttacacccctcttctccttttaccgggtttaggagataacccatacaagcactcacactcctcttacagaaatctaagtataagctagaggagggaattcacttatgatcgcaacaacattttctcactttta
Proteins encoded:
- the LOC135617495 gene encoding chaperone protein dnaJ C76, chloroplastic-like, whose protein sequence is MAAVALFHGAVPPPPPVFYLNAPPKARNNSHFHSLQFHRHLSYRCTRRGASSSSSSSWATDFDLYDLLGVDRCSDQFEIKKAYRALQKRCHPDIAGPAGHDMAILLNEIYSVLSDPIARGAYDHEQAKLSEFQGYTGKPVYSTWFGPEDEERAVFVDELKCVGCLKCALFASKTFAIESAYGRARVVGQWADPEERILDAVKTCPVDCISFVERSNLAALEFLMSKQPRGSVRISAGNAVGTRVSNIFAEVTKFQNRYRQMKEKASREESKVHDLRRESRSWAIRGIRSISNWWYWRPPSAATVEAETYLTLIPTRSTIPSTDRLQEAAARHKTKGMAGLKGKTSTSSEHGDDYYWTPITFLPPPSTTTPSTLELFSGDVSESKDEEVRSAAAINKRSRSAKDLMGPVMMAVVSAAAVGSKGTEMGGGLKEHIAGSTALGVVNSFELQMLLAGVTWFIIGMGIQSLVDAIGSKGVFRR
- the LOC135616382 gene encoding 2-methylpropanoate--CoA ligase CCL4-like, with amino-acid sequence MVLHGGDVGVMHADGYIEIKDRSKDVIIIGGENLSSVEVESVLYGHPAVNEAAVVARPDEYWGETPCAFVSLKEWAGAAPTDKEVIEWCRERMPHYMAPKTVVFRAELPKTSTGKIQSTC